In the Lentisphaera araneosa HTCC2155 genome, AATAAGCACACACAAATAAGCTCAACTAAGTTAAGTCTTATGTCTTGCGATCTTATCTTTCATCACTAAGTTTTCTTCCCAACATTTTCCGGCTGGTAACCACAGCGGAGGAGCCACACCCGATCCCATCCCGAACTCGGTAGTTAAGACCTCCAGCGCCGATGGTACTGCAGTTAAGACTGTGGGAGAGCAGGTCGTTGCCAGCCTTTTTTTTGCTGCCGTAGGGGCGGATAATTCTACTAGATAGTTTTATTTCCCTATAGCTAGGCTTCAAGCCGAAATTTTTAGAGCGCATATCTTAGGATATGCGCTTTTTTTTGTGCCTAGATAGAGTCTAAGCAATAGGACTTATAGGACTTATAGGACTTATAGGACTTATAGGACTTATAGGACTTATGGGACTTATGGGACTTATGGGACTTATGGGACTTATGGGACTTATGGGACTTATGGGACTTATGGGACTTATGGGACTTATGGGACTTATTGTTTGGCTTGAGGTCAGCACTTAAGCGGGCAGGGATGCCCGCGCTCCCAGGAGAGATAGAATTTCAACTTCCGCATAGAATGCGGAGCTCCCAGCAAAATAAAGTATTTCCCTCAACTGCAGGCCGAAGGCCGATTTGCAGTGAGCTTGCGAACGATCTATCAGCGCAGCGAACTGACCACTTTGATTTAGCTCCTGTTCTAGCTTTATATAATTACTGAAATATTTCTTATTAAGCTTGTTAAATCCTTAGTAATGAATACACTTAGGCAAAAAAAGAAGAAGATATAAATGAGTTCAGAAGTAACTGGTAAACTTGCCGACCATGACCTATATAAAAAAGTATGGTCAACTACGGGTATTAAGGTATTCATGAAGTACCATGTGTTTTGTGTGTGGGACTTTCAGAGCTTAGCTAAAAAAGTTCAACATATTTGTTCTCCACCCGAATTTCCATGGATGCCAGGAAAGTCACCTGAATTAAGGCGTCTTATTAATGAAGTAATTCTTGAGGAAGAGACTGATGTGGATCCAACTAATGGCTCATACTGCTCTCATTATGAACTTTATTTGAAAGCGATGGAGCAATGTGGTGCAGATCTTGAACTTCATCAAAATTACATGAAAGCTTTACAAGGTGGCGAAAGTTTATTTGATTTAAATAAGGAACTTCCTGTAGCGCTAAGAGAATTTTTAGACTTTAGCTTTGAACTTATTTTTAATGGTTCCGATCATGAAATCTGTGCGGTTTTTGCAAAAGGACGTGAAACATTAATCCCCGATATGTTCTCAGGCCTAGTTACAAAATTAGAAGTGGATTGTCCTACGGAGTGGTCTTTATTTCATTATTATTTAAATAGGCATATAGAAGTGGATGGTGGTGAGCATGGTCCTGCATCTGAACGACTCTATCAATCTTTTTGTGATTCTCCTGAAAAAATAGAGGAAGCTCAGCAAGCAGTCGATAAAGCATTGTATCTACGTGATAAGTTATGGTCTTTTATTTTAAAAGAAATAATAGGATCGAATTAAGAATTGTAAATTCTTAGAAACTCTACAAGAACTTATTTAACAAATCAGATCGAGCCTTTATATTCATGGACGACATAGTGTCATTAACAATAAGAGGAATACAAATGAAAAAATTTATTGCCGTTTTAATCGTTGCGCTTTTTATGAGTGCGTGTGCTAGTAAAGCAACTTGGGACAATATGTCTGAAGAAACAATCGCAGCTTGGAAAGCAGAAGGTGTTGACGCAGCTTTAGCCAACCAGTATACAGAGCATTCAATTACTCCTGAAAAATATGGCGAGTGGAAAGCTTTAAATATTACTGATGCTGAAACAATCATTGCTTGGAACGGAAGTAAGTTTAGTGCAGATGCAGCAAAGAATTGGATGTCGGGTGGTTTTACTTTAGATGAAGCCGTTGATAACCGTGCAAAAGGCTTATCTCCCGTCAAGAAGACTCAAGTTGAAGAGTCGAAAGAAGAAACAAAATAGTTTTCTTAAAGTTTATCTTTTAGAGCCAGTTTTTACTGGCTCTTTTTTATGTCTATTTAATAAGTTTTCCACCAGAGGAAGATCAGCTGGAAGGAAGTTATAGTAGCTAAGCTCCTGTAGAGTGATCCAGAGGATTTTAGAGTGTACGAGACATTTCGGAGTACCTATAAAGCTTTTAATTAAGTAAGCATGTAAATTCAGCTGTGTACTAATGTTGAGTTTATAAAATACCGAATGAAAGTGTTGGCCTATTTCGCAATTAATTGATAGTTCTTCGTTTAATTCCCGCTTTAAAGCTTCTTGGTGACTTTCATTAAGTTCTATTTTTCCTCCGGGGAATTCCCAGGCACCCTTGTGATGTGCTTCACGTCTCTGACATATGAGAACTTGGTCGTCTTTTATAATGATACCAGCAGAAACATTTATTATTTTTTGAGCCATTATTAGACGACTTTAAGCATTCCGTAGACTAAGCCGGCCAAAATCAAAAGCACGAGAACAGTTGTAATGATAGTTTTTTTCCATTCATAATCATCCATAATTACGTTCTTCCCATTGTTTAACTTTATAAGTTTTAAGTGCTAAAGCATGGAGACCATTGTTAAGTTCTTCTTTTAAACATTCATTGACTAATCGATGCTGTTTAATCATGCTTACATCATCAAATTGATCAGAGCAAATAGTGATGCGTAGATGAGTTATTTGTCCTGGGATGGCGCCGCTATGCCCTGCATGAGTACTGCTTTCATCATTTATATCAAGGTAAAGGGGGGAGAAGGTTTGCTGGATTTTCAGTTTTATTTGTGCTAAATCGATCATAATTCTTCTTGTTCTTTTTAGGTTCTTCTGTAACAATATGGTCTGCTTCGCGCATATTCACAGCGACAACAAATTCGCCACGCCATTTTTTTTCTTTTCCGAGCTCAATAAGCTCAGATACTGTGCCGCGGATGGTTTCTTCAAACATTTTTGTCGCTTCGCGAACTAGGGCAACGGGAGTGTTGGGGCCACATATTTCATGCAGATCTTTTAGTAATTTATCAATTTTAAAGGGTGATTCGTAGAAAAAAGTACAAAGCCCGTTATTTAAGTACTTTTCTAGGAGCGCTTTGCGTTTGCCTGATTTTACTGGAAGAAAGCCCGCGAAAGTGAAGGAGTCAAGGGGGAAGGCACAGGCTACTGCAGCAAAAGTGAGAGCGGAAACGCCTGGGATGATTTGTGGTTCAATGCCTTGTTCAACGGCATCTCTGACAACAAGAAAGCCTGGGTCAGAAATGACAGGAGTGCCAGCATCAGATAAGACAACGACCTTTTTGCCATCTTTGACTTGGCGAATGAGGTAGGATGTTTTCTCTTTTTCATTATGCATGTGATATGAAGTCGTCTTGCATTTGATCTCGAAATGCTTCAATAATATTCCCGCACGACGAGTGTCTTCTGCAGCAATCAAATCTGCTAGCTGAAGTGTTTTTACTGCCCGAAAACTCATATCATCCAAATTGCCAATGGGCGTAGCAAGAAGGTAGAGCTGGCCTTGTGATTCTTGACTCATATATAGTGTTTCCCACAACTAGAATTTAAAAAGCGCAACCGGCTGTAAGCCAGATCCTGTCTTTTGCGAAAATCGCAAATGGACGGTCATTTGACTATGCGATCAGAACCCGGAACTATATTTCACGAAGAAAAACGATACGAGTCGCATCTTTGTTCCCTATTTGATCTTGCACCGGATGGGGTTTGCCATGCTGCTCCGCTCTCGCTAAAAGCACGGTGAGCTCTTACTTCACCATTTCACCCTTACCTCACAAGTGAGGCGGTATCATTTCTGTGGCACTTTCCTTCCTGTGACTTTATGGGACACAGTATCCTTCTTTGCAAAAGGGCATCCTACTCTGCGGTGTCTGGACTTTCCTCTATGGCGAACCATAGCGACCGTCAACCGGTTGCGCTGGCTAATCTAACTTGGTATTAATTCTACGCAATGCGCTAGGGGGATTTAGTAGGAGCTTATTTCGTTTTTTGATCTGAGTGCCCCAAATCCTTTTCGGGACATATAAGATTACGTATTTTTTGTTTGAGAATTTTCAGCTCAGGAAAGCCATTGTGTTGTTTTCGGCAGTGGACAAGTTCCCCATTTACGAAAACTTTAAAAGTGCCTGCTTCTGGAGAGGGAGAAAGTGAGACTTCATCGATATTTTTCTCAAAAGTAATAAGTAATTCTTGGCTCATCCAAGAAGCTCTCGTAAGCCAACGGCATCCCGGGCAGTAAGTTATATTGATTTTATTCTTCATTGTAATGTCTATAAGGTTTTACGAATTTTAAATTTTCACTTCATGATTAATATGAATACTTCATGTTTCTATTGTAAAATAGTCTTTTTTTATAAAATTAGATGGTGGATTTTTTAAAAAAGCGTAAAAAATGGCATTTATTGATTTTTCATCTATACTTGTTTTACGAATATCGTATTTGCGAGCGAGTGCCCCTCCTGTATATCGTAGATTTTTTATGACATTAGTGCTGATTATATGAAAAAATATAAAAGTACCATAAAAACTACTTCTTAATTATACCAATGTGTTTAAGTTAGCGTTGAAATTGGCAGTACCAATAAAAGAAAAAGTTTACTGTCGATTAAATTGAAACTGTTTGTAATACTTTTAAGGAAGTCAATTATGTTAGAAGCTGAATTAGCTATTAGAACAGATGAAGCGAATGACAATCATCACTTGTGGAATAACAATGGTACATGGTTCATCCATTACACTGTATATCCTACGGCTGTGACAAAAAAACGTATTAGACGCTCGTTAAAGACTAAGTCTTTAGATGAAGCTCGCCGTTTAAGGGATGATATATTTCTATCTTTTGATGTGAAATAAACTTCGTTTTTTTCTGTAAAGACGTATGAGGAAGTGAAACGCTGTGTAAAGTGTTTCACTTTTTTATTTTATACAGAAGATGATTTGATTATGAATGAGAAATTATTGAAAGAAGCTGACTGGTGTGAATGGTCAGATTTACATGATTCCTTTATTAGGGATATGTTATTTGCCGTAAAAGAGGGGAAAGATTGTTTTTTATTGGCTGAAGCAATAGCGGAAAATAATACCGAAATTGTAGGAAAGGCGATTGAGAGCGGATCTATATTTCGCCCAGATGGATTCCAAGTGGAGAAGTGGAAGAAGGATAAGCTTCGTTTTTTGACTTTGATAGTTTCTCCATTTGTCGTTATTCAAGAGATGGATATGGCGGCTTATGCCAAGGTTTTAGAGAGCCAAGCAGAAGTTCTTAAAAAAGAGCATTGATTTAACGTAAAAACTAGGC is a window encoding:
- a CDS encoding DUF3050 domain-containing protein gives rise to the protein MSSEVTGKLADHDLYKKVWSTTGIKVFMKYHVFCVWDFQSLAKKVQHICSPPEFPWMPGKSPELRRLINEVILEEETDVDPTNGSYCSHYELYLKAMEQCGADLELHQNYMKALQGGESLFDLNKELPVALREFLDFSFELIFNGSDHEICAVFAKGRETLIPDMFSGLVTKLEVDCPTEWSLFHYYLNRHIEVDGGEHGPASERLYQSFCDSPEKIEEAQQAVDKALYLRDKLWSFILKEIIGSN
- a CDS encoding (deoxy)nucleoside triphosphate pyrophosphohydrolase, whose amino-acid sequence is MAQKIINVSAGIIIKDDQVLICQRREAHHKGAWEFPGGKIELNESHQEALKRELNEELSINCEIGQHFHSVFYKLNISTQLNLHAYLIKSFIGTPKCLVHSKILWITLQELSYYNFLPADLPLVENLLNRHKKEPVKTGSKR
- a CDS encoding BolA family protein yields the protein MIDLAQIKLKIQQTFSPLYLDINDESSTHAGHSGAIPGQITHLRITICSDQFDDVSMIKQHRLVNECLKEELNNGLHALALKTYKVKQWEERNYG
- the rsmI gene encoding 16S rRNA (cytidine(1402)-2'-O)-methyltransferase; the encoded protein is MSQESQGQLYLLATPIGNLDDMSFRAVKTLQLADLIAAEDTRRAGILLKHFEIKCKTTSYHMHNEKEKTSYLIRQVKDGKKVVVLSDAGTPVISDPGFLVVRDAVEQGIEPQIIPGVSALTFAAVACAFPLDSFTFAGFLPVKSGKRKALLEKYLNNGLCTFFYESPFKIDKLLKDLHEICGPNTPVALVREATKMFEETIRGTVSELIELGKEKKWRGEFVVAVNMREADHIVTEEPKKNKKNYDRFSTNKTENPANLLPPLP
- a CDS encoding SelT/SelW/SelH family protein, translating into MKNKINITYCPGCRWLTRASWMSQELLITFEKNIDEVSLSPSPEAGTFKVFVNGELVHCRKQHNGFPELKILKQKIRNLICPEKDLGHSDQKTK
- a CDS encoding DUF2288 family protein: MNEKLLKEADWCEWSDLHDSFIRDMLFAVKEGKDCFLLAEAIAENNTEIVGKAIESGSIFRPDGFQVEKWKKDKLRFLTLIVSPFVVIQEMDMAAYAKVLESQAEVLKKEH